GTAGGGGACCCAGGCCCACACGATCTCGCCAGGATCGGGGTCGCCGTCGGCCTGGGGCGCGTAGTCGATCCGGATCGGACCTGCATAGGGGTAGGCCCCGCCCTGGGCGGGTCGAGGAACGGCTCCGTCGGTGCTCACCGGGTCCCTCCTCTCAGCTTCGGGTTCGCCGTGCCAGTGGCTGCGGGCCGACTGCGGGTGACGGTCTTCTTGGGGCGAGCTTCTTGGGGCGAGGCGCCGACGGCTTCGCGGGTGCGCCGGTCGCACCCTGCTTCGTGGTCGCCTTCTTCGGGGGCTTCGGGGCTTCGCGGGGCTTCGGGGGCTTCGGGGGCTTCTGGGGTTTCTGGGGCTTCTGGGGCTTCTGGGGTGTCGACCCCGTCGTGGATTTCGACCGTGGCGTGGATTTCGATCGCGGCGCGGGTTTCGATCGCCCGGGGGGTTTCGATGCGGCGCGACGCTTGCGGGTGCCGGGAACCGCCACCGGTTCGGCATTCGGCCGGCCGGAGGCGCTCATCGGCTGCCGTAGTTGCCCCACCTGCAGGTCCCAGGCCTTGACCCCTCCGACGATGCCTGCCGAGTTCGGCACGACCAGGATCGCGCCGCCCACGATCAGCAGGTCCCGCTGTTCGATCTTGGAACTGTTTCCGCCGCCCAGGTAGAGGCGGTCCCACTCGAACATGGGGCGCAATCCGATGAGGACTTCCCGGACACGGCGTGACCAGGCCAGGTTGCCCATCACCTTCCGGGTGGCATCTCCGATGTAGGTGTCGTAGATCCGGCCCCGGCGTACCGGCGCCCGCGACACTTCCAGGTGGGGAAGCAGATGGCCGTCGTCGAATATCGCGCACCCCAGTCCGGTGCCCAACGTCATCACGACTTCGAATCCGAACCCGGTCACGGCGCCGGCCCCGGCGACTTCCGCATCGTTCAGCACGATCGTGGGCAGCTCCAGCCGGTCCGCCACGG
This portion of the Candidatus Nanopelagicales bacterium genome encodes:
- a CDS encoding ROK family protein; translation: MATLTLTVDVGGTGIKGSVLDPLGQMTADPVRVRTPYPLPPHRLIGIIADLAEHLPRADRVTVGIPGMIRHGRVVSTPHFVTVRGPHTRVDPDLVDAWRNFDAQEAVADRLELPTIVLNDAEVAGAGAVTGFGFEVVMTLGTGLGCAIFDDGHLLPHLEVSRAPVRRGRIYDTYIGDATRKVMGNLAWSRRVREVLIGLRPMFEWDRLYLGGGNSSKIEQRDLLIVGGAILVVPNSAGIVGGVKAWDLQVGQLRQPMSASGRPNAEPVAVPGTRKRRAASKPPGRSKPAPRSKSTPRSKSTTGSTPQKPQKPQKPQKPPKPPKPREAPKPPKKATTKQGATGAPAKPSAPRPKKLAPRRPSPAVGPQPLARRTRS